A genomic stretch from Chitinophaga agri includes:
- a CDS encoding efflux RND transporter permease subunit has translation MKALLGKPVSVLSVFISLLLLGLVASRHIPILPLPDVEIPEISVYLHNKQFSAVELEETMTGLLRGTLGQMADVNEVESETKDGAAVIHIKFRHGTGMHHAFIDVNEKIDLFMSRFPANTERPRVVRASLTDIPVLFINMQLKGQGNEQQDVGGLVRLGELATETIKKRLEQLHEVALVDVTGVEYPEVRIIPDTATMMAIGIRPEQFVAVLEQQHISMGSALVKDGIFQYVLSFSSAGLNTVEDIRNIKFSWRDRIYKMDDVAEVSIRQKEREGGYFIGNAAGINLAVFQHDKARIGDLKAVVNTAIEQFSKDYPQVAFTVTRDQTALLDASINNLMQDLVFGGILAYFILFFFIRNWRIPILIGVTIPSALIISLLLFYIIGLSINIISLSGLVLGLGLMIDNAIIVIDNIVQKCMDGMPFGKACLYGTAGMIRPMISSAFATVSVFIPLIFMGGISGALFYDEAIAITLGIAASLLIAVILLPTLFIMFERSILKGGLMEQRVREDGPLTKIYEAGIHWVFKHKLITMLLVLVVLGTGYGLLSILRQEQLPQIEQSDLIVNIDWNENITFDENVSRVQALIGGYLKTTTRIESYIGEQQFILSREKEQSPAACGIYLIGMRGAGLEKVKADIARQLQYRYPHAIFSVRAPASIFEQIFDESAYPLVAHLAAAENGVFPDPAMAGQILQDWRRRLGDQQVMPVPVTLNKELILDTEKLLLYHVTAESIYRQLKFMIADNSVFDIKNGNQFLPVTMGGNSGTLDDILRNATVMNEQGLRLPVREMVTIRNRVNFKMIDGGREGKYIKVPLSTSDPERTMALLADSVKDSGMQVTFAGAYFERQELIRNIGVVLLLSVLLLYFILAAQFESMLQPLIVLAELPISIAGAFIMLYVFKSSVNVMSLIGIIVICGIILNDSILKIDTINTLIRKQGMSVIDAIHLGGKMRLHAILMTSMTTTLSVVPFLFGNDLGNTLQRPLSLTVIGGMLFGTFVSLFFIPLIYWWCYRTKA, from the coding sequence ATGAAGGCCTTGCTCGGCAAACCAGTGTCTGTATTATCAGTATTTATATCGTTATTGTTATTAGGGTTGGTAGCTTCCCGGCATATACCCATATTGCCATTACCTGATGTAGAAATACCTGAAATCTCGGTTTATCTGCATAATAAACAGTTTTCAGCAGTAGAGTTGGAAGAGACGATGACCGGATTGTTGCGTGGTACACTGGGCCAGATGGCCGATGTCAATGAGGTTGAAAGTGAGACAAAGGACGGTGCCGCAGTGATCCATATCAAGTTCAGACATGGCACCGGTATGCATCATGCCTTTATTGATGTCAATGAAAAGATCGATCTTTTTATGTCCAGGTTTCCTGCCAATACTGAACGTCCCCGCGTGGTGAGGGCTAGTCTGACGGATATTCCGGTATTGTTTATCAATATGCAGCTTAAAGGCCAGGGGAATGAGCAGCAGGACGTCGGAGGCCTGGTACGCCTTGGAGAGCTGGCAACAGAGACTATTAAAAAAAGATTGGAACAACTACATGAAGTGGCACTGGTAGACGTGACAGGTGTGGAATATCCCGAAGTAAGGATCATACCAGATACGGCTACTATGATGGCGATCGGTATCCGACCGGAACAGTTCGTTGCAGTGCTGGAGCAACAACATATATCAATGGGTAGTGCATTGGTAAAAGACGGTATCTTTCAATACGTACTCTCATTTTCTTCAGCCGGATTGAATACAGTTGAAGATATACGAAATATAAAGTTCAGCTGGAGAGACAGGATCTATAAAATGGATGATGTAGCAGAGGTCAGCATTCGTCAGAAAGAGCGGGAGGGAGGTTATTTCATAGGAAATGCCGCAGGCATTAATCTGGCCGTTTTTCAGCATGATAAGGCCCGTATCGGCGATCTGAAAGCGGTTGTGAATACAGCTATTGAGCAGTTCAGCAAAGACTATCCACAGGTAGCTTTTACTGTTACAAGAGACCAGACTGCCTTGCTGGATGCTTCCATAAATAACCTGATGCAGGATCTTGTATTTGGTGGGATACTTGCTTATTTTATTCTCTTCTTCTTCATAAGAAACTGGCGTATCCCTATATTGATAGGTGTTACAATCCCTTCAGCGCTGATTATAAGTCTGCTGTTATTTTATATAATCGGCTTGTCTATCAACATCATTTCTCTTTCAGGATTGGTACTTGGATTAGGGCTGATGATAGACAATGCGATTATTGTCATTGACAATATTGTACAAAAATGCATGGACGGTATGCCGTTTGGAAAAGCATGTTTGTATGGCACTGCAGGTATGATCAGGCCTATGATCTCATCAGCGTTTGCAACAGTGTCAGTATTCATTCCACTGATCTTTATGGGAGGAATATCGGGTGCATTGTTTTATGATGAGGCCATTGCTATCACATTAGGTATTGCCGCTTCTTTGCTGATAGCAGTGATACTTTTACCAACATTGTTCATCATGTTTGAACGCAGTATATTAAAAGGTGGACTGATGGAGCAGCGGGTGAGAGAAGATGGTCCATTGACGAAAATATACGAAGCAGGTATCCATTGGGTATTTAAACATAAGCTGATAACAATGTTGCTGGTGCTGGTCGTATTGGGCACTGGATATGGATTGTTGTCGATATTGAGACAGGAACAGTTGCCACAGATCGAGCAGTCAGATCTGATAGTCAACATTGACTGGAATGAGAATATTACATTCGATGAAAATGTGAGCAGGGTACAGGCATTGATTGGAGGGTATCTGAAGACTACAACGCGTATAGAAAGTTATATCGGTGAGCAACAGTTTATTCTGTCCAGGGAAAAAGAGCAGTCACCGGCTGCATGCGGCATCTATCTGATAGGTATGCGTGGGGCTGGACTGGAAAAAGTAAAGGCGGATATTGCACGGCAACTACAGTACAGATATCCACATGCTATTTTTAGTGTAAGAGCCCCGGCTTCCATTTTCGAACAGATCTTTGATGAATCGGCTTATCCACTGGTGGCGCATTTAGCTGCTGCAGAAAATGGCGTCTTTCCTGATCCTGCAATGGCGGGTCAGATATTGCAGGACTGGCGTCGCCGTTTGGGAGATCAGCAGGTCATGCCCGTACCTGTGACGCTGAACAAAGAGCTGATACTTGATACGGAGAAATTGTTACTGTATCATGTAACAGCGGAGAGCATTTACAGGCAGTTAAAATTTATGATAGCAGATAACAGCGTCTTTGATATCAAAAACGGCAACCAGTTCCTGCCTGTTACGATGGGAGGGAATAGCGGAACACTGGATGATATATTGCGCAATGCGACAGTAATGAATGAACAAGGCTTACGATTGCCCGTACGGGAGATGGTTACTATCCGGAACAGGGTGAATTTTAAGATGATAGATGGCGGCAGGGAGGGGAAGTATATCAAGGTTCCGTTGAGTACCAGTGACCCCGAGAGGACGATGGCATTGCTGGCAGATAGTGTGAAAGATAGTGGTATGCAGGTGACGTTTGCAGGTGCTTATTTCGAAAGGCAGGAACTGATAAGGAATATAGGAGTCGTACTATTACTTTCTGTATTACTGCTGTACTTCATCCTGGCTGCACAGTTTGAATCCATGTTACAGCCATTGATTGTACTGGCAGAGTTGCCCATCAGTATTGCAGGCGCATTCATTATGCTCTACGTGTTTAAGTCTTCTGTAAATGTGATGTCACTGATCGGCATTATTGTGATCTGTGGTATTATACTCAATGACTCCATACTTAAAATAGATACCATCAATACGTTGATCAGGAAGCAGGGCATGTCAGTGATCGATGCCATCCATTTGGGCGGTAAAATGAGGCTGCATGCTATTTTAATGACCAGCATGACCACTACTTTATCAGTTGTACCTTTTCTCTTTGGGAATGATCTGGGGAATACATTACAACGGCCGCTGTCATTGACAGTAATAGGAGGGATGCTGTTCGGCACCTTCGTAAGTCTGTTCTTTATTCCACTGATCTATTGGTGGTGTTACCGTACGAAGGCATAA
- a CDS encoding homoserine dehydrogenase has product MENKIINLGIFGFGVVGQGLYEVLNRTKGINARIKKICIKDPNKPRPIDASYFTTDKNEILNDPTIDVVVELINETEAAFEIVSTALRNGKAVVSASKRMIAENLPALYQLQVENKVPFLYEASSCASIPIIRNLEEYYDNDLLNAVEGICNGSTNYILTKIFEDNLSFETALQQAQDKGFAETDPTLDIEGYDPKFKIVILLLHAFGTFVKPEEVFNFGIHHLNDFDIQFAKQRNCTIKLIGNCRRQNGHVNAYVLPHLIREHNLLYDVYNEYNGVLLESAFTDKQFFVGKGAGGTATGSAVLSDISALLYNYRYEYKKIKQSNQPAFTNDVQLKIYLRYSNASQVHLTDFYNISEKYESSTYSYVVGVINLQKLKGAAWLKNKDVNLLVLGEDHAR; this is encoded by the coding sequence ATGGAAAACAAAATCATCAATTTAGGCATTTTCGGATTTGGTGTCGTGGGACAAGGGTTATACGAGGTACTCAACAGAACAAAAGGTATCAATGCCCGTATCAAAAAGATATGTATTAAAGACCCCAACAAACCACGTCCTATTGACGCCAGTTATTTCACTACCGATAAGAACGAAATTCTCAACGATCCAACCATCGACGTTGTAGTAGAATTGATCAATGAAACAGAGGCAGCTTTCGAAATAGTAAGTACGGCACTGCGTAATGGCAAAGCTGTAGTAAGCGCCAGCAAACGTATGATCGCTGAAAACCTGCCTGCGCTATATCAACTGCAGGTAGAGAACAAAGTTCCTTTCCTCTATGAAGCTTCCAGCTGTGCAAGTATTCCTATTATCCGTAACCTGGAAGAATACTATGACAATGACCTGCTGAATGCTGTAGAAGGTATCTGTAACGGTTCCACCAACTACATCCTCACCAAAATATTTGAAGATAATCTGAGCTTTGAAACTGCGCTGCAACAAGCACAGGATAAGGGCTTCGCAGAAACAGATCCGACCCTCGATATCGAAGGATATGATCCTAAGTTCAAGATAGTTATTCTGCTACTGCATGCTTTTGGCACTTTTGTCAAACCTGAAGAAGTGTTCAACTTCGGTATCCATCACCTGAACGACTTTGATATCCAGTTTGCCAAACAGCGTAACTGCACCATCAAACTGATCGGTAACTGTCGCAGACAGAATGGCCATGTAAACGCGTACGTATTACCTCACCTCATCCGTGAACATAATCTGCTGTACGATGTTTATAATGAATACAACGGTGTATTGCTGGAAAGCGCATTCACCGACAAACAGTTCTTTGTAGGTAAAGGTGCCGGTGGTACCGCCACTGGTAGCGCTGTATTGTCCGACATCTCTGCATTACTCTACAACTACCGTTACGAATATAAAAAGATCAAACAGTCCAATCAGCCGGCATTTACCAATGATGTACAGCTGAAAATCTACCTGCGTTACAGCAATGCCTCACAGGTGCATCTGACTGACTTCTACAACATCTCTGAAAAATATGAATCATCTACCTACAGCTATGTGGTAGGTGTGATCAACCTGCAGAAATTAAAAGGAGCAGCATGGTTAAAAAACAAAGATGTCAACCTGTTGGTACTGGGCGAAGATCACGCACGTTAG
- a CDS encoding trans-sulfuration enzyme family protein, protein MKIATQLLHSIPVDELTGAISVPIYQTSTFVQESPGINKGFEFSRANNPTRKVLENLICNLEEGHAGFAFASGMAAIDAVMKLLKSGDEIMAVEDTYGGIFQMFQHMFERFGIKANFVDTSNTDKVLAAITPNTKMIWLESPTNPTLRISDIKSISKIAKQHNILLVVDNTLCTPLLQQPMPLGADIIIHSATKYLAGHTDVIAGLVVVNSKALADQLRFNQNISGSILSPFEAWLTIRGIETLSLRLDKQCSNAMAIATWLTAHPAIDKVFYPGLSTHKNHHIARKQQKQYGALVSFSLKNDNIKNAIRVVNATKLFKLAESFGGVKSMLDHPATMTHRNIPEDFRRKTGLPDSCIRLSVGIEDAEDLINDLKQALDKLNLPAGKQMTVLQ, encoded by the coding sequence TTGAAAATAGCGACTCAATTATTGCACAGCATCCCTGTAGATGAGTTAACGGGCGCCATATCCGTTCCCATCTACCAAACCTCCACTTTTGTGCAGGAATCTCCGGGGATCAACAAAGGCTTCGAGTTCTCCCGTGCCAATAATCCTACCCGCAAAGTACTCGAAAACCTGATCTGCAATCTCGAAGAAGGGCACGCCGGCTTCGCTTTCGCAAGTGGTATGGCCGCTATTGACGCTGTAATGAAACTGCTGAAAAGCGGTGATGAAATTATGGCTGTGGAAGACACTTATGGCGGTATTTTTCAGATGTTCCAGCATATGTTTGAACGCTTCGGTATCAAAGCTAATTTCGTAGATACCAGCAACACTGATAAAGTACTGGCTGCGATCACGCCCAATACAAAAATGATCTGGCTGGAATCTCCAACCAACCCTACATTACGTATATCAGATATTAAATCTATCAGCAAAATAGCAAAGCAGCACAATATTCTGCTGGTAGTAGATAACACCCTCTGCACGCCGCTTCTCCAGCAGCCAATGCCACTGGGTGCTGATATTATTATACACAGTGCTACAAAGTATCTGGCAGGACATACAGATGTCATTGCCGGTCTCGTAGTCGTAAATTCGAAAGCGCTCGCCGACCAGCTGCGCTTTAACCAGAATATTTCCGGCAGTATACTCAGTCCGTTTGAAGCCTGGCTCACTATCAGAGGCATCGAAACACTCAGCCTTCGCCTGGATAAACAATGCAGCAATGCCATGGCTATCGCCACCTGGCTCACTGCCCATCCTGCAATAGATAAAGTGTTTTATCCGGGTCTCAGCACACACAAAAACCACCACATTGCACGTAAGCAACAAAAGCAATATGGCGCACTTGTCAGCTTCTCTCTGAAAAATGACAATATCAAAAACGCCATCCGTGTTGTAAATGCCACCAAACTGTTCAAACTCGCTGAAAGCTTCGGTGGTGTCAAAAGCATGCTGGACCATCCGGCTACCATGACTCATCGCAACATACCAGAAGATTTCCGCAGGAAAACCGGCTTACCTGACTCCTGTATCCGCCTCTCAGTAGGAATAGAAGACGCAGAAGATCTCATCAATGACCTTAAACAGGCACTTGACAAACTCAATCTGCCTGCAGGAAAACAGATGACCGTACTGCAATAA
- a CDS encoding DUF2851 family protein, translating to MTIVNVDPFMSEELFQHIWQFRLFTQSGLTTLEGDPVQIDHTGQLNRHAGPDFTGARIRIGTTLWVGNVEMHLKTSDWFRHGHQYNLQYRNVVLHVVFEHDMEGVSTHGIPVLQLQHCIPRLLLQRYKGLWQSAAYVPCAGSVQEVSSLVWTGWKDRLLIERLEQKTVLFRSWLVQTQYNWEEVCYRALARGAGSPVNGEVFLALAHSLPYKLLLRHQHDQGQLEALLFGQAGMLGMGRRAGDDIRQGDVIGGMPPDKRRNLGEDEVDLMVSNGCLSIDKGVCGKQVLPGITDIDTGTTSREKSRIIPDDYMVYLQREYAYLRHKYKLAPLDEQRWKWLRMRPASFPSMKIAAMAALLHHQRRLFSAMLDAPDVKHLESMLSVSPSDYWKTHYRFGKPVRRTSMPGRTAVHNMLINTVLPLLYMYGKEKKDAVFQEKIISFMGQLPAEDNHVMRAWKALHINAGSAGETQALLQLKQAYCEQKRCLQCAIGAKLLRSGIA from the coding sequence ATGACCATTGTGAATGTTGATCCGTTCATGTCAGAAGAGCTGTTTCAGCATATCTGGCAATTCCGTTTATTTACGCAGTCAGGACTGACCACGCTGGAAGGAGATCCTGTACAGATTGATCACACGGGGCAGTTAAACCGGCATGCGGGACCTGATTTTACCGGTGCACGTATCCGTATTGGCACTACATTATGGGTGGGCAATGTGGAAATGCACCTGAAGACATCTGACTGGTTCAGGCACGGGCATCAGTATAATCTGCAATATCGCAATGTCGTATTGCATGTTGTATTTGAGCATGATATGGAAGGCGTCAGCACACATGGTATTCCTGTGCTGCAGCTACAGCATTGTATTCCCCGGTTATTACTCCAACGTTATAAAGGACTGTGGCAGTCGGCTGCCTATGTGCCCTGTGCCGGGTCAGTACAGGAGGTGTCCTCACTGGTGTGGACCGGTTGGAAGGACCGGTTACTGATTGAGCGGCTGGAGCAAAAGACTGTATTATTCCGATCCTGGTTAGTGCAAACACAATATAACTGGGAAGAAGTATGCTACAGGGCGCTGGCCAGAGGTGCAGGATCGCCTGTGAACGGAGAGGTATTCCTGGCACTGGCACATTCGCTTCCCTATAAACTACTGTTGCGGCATCAACATGACCAGGGGCAGCTGGAGGCTTTGCTGTTCGGACAGGCTGGTATGTTGGGCATGGGGAGGCGGGCAGGAGACGATATACGTCAGGGGGACGTAATAGGAGGTATGCCGCCGGATAAGCGCAGGAATTTAGGTGAAGATGAGGTGGACCTGATGGTGTCAAATGGCTGTTTATCAATCGATAAAGGAGTGTGTGGGAAACAGGTGCTTCCGGGGATCACTGATATAGATACGGGTACCACCAGCCGTGAAAAAAGCAGGATCATCCCGGATGACTATATGGTGTATCTGCAGCGGGAATATGCTTATCTCCGGCATAAATATAAACTCGCCCCGCTTGATGAACAACGCTGGAAATGGTTACGGATGCGACCTGCATCTTTTCCCAGTATGAAAATAGCCGCTATGGCTGCGTTATTGCACCATCAAAGGCGCTTATTCTCTGCCATGCTGGACGCGCCTGATGTGAAACATCTGGAAAGTATGTTATCTGTATCTCCGTCTGATTACTGGAAGACGCATTACCGGTTTGGAAAGCCAGTACGACGAACAAGTATGCCAGGCAGGACTGCAGTACATAATATGTTGATCAATACAGTATTACCGTTATTATACATGTATGGGAAAGAAAAGAAAGATGCAGTCTTTCAGGAGAAGATCATTTCTTTTATGGGACAGTTGCCGGCGGAGGACAATCATGTGATGCGGGCATGGAAGGCCTTGCATATCAATGCCGGATCGGCAGGCGAAACGCAGGCGTTATTGCAGTTGAAACAGGCATATTGTGAGCAAAAAAGATGTCTGCAATGTGCAATAGGAGCAAAGCTGTTAAGGAGTGGAATTGCGTAG
- the lipA gene encoding lipoyl synthase encodes MEETPITTATPCSTAPAAPRTKKPDWLRVKLPIGESYKQVRNLVDTHKLHTICESGNCPNMGECWGAGTATFMILGNICTRSCGFCAVATGRPDAVDWDEPQRVAEAIYLMKVKHAVITSVDRDELKDGGSIIWANTIKAVRSLNPETTMETLIPDFRGQWENLQRIIDVAPEIVSHNLETVERMTKKVRIQAKYHRSLEVIRRLKDGGMRTKSGIMLGLGETKEEVIQAMQDLYDNGCDVVTLGQYLQPTPKHLPVVRFVHPDEFAELREIGYNMGLDYVESGPLVRSSYHAEKHIHSGRAAK; translated from the coding sequence ATGGAAGAAACACCGATCACGACCGCAACGCCTTGCAGCACAGCGCCTGCTGCCCCTAGGACTAAAAAGCCTGACTGGCTGAGGGTTAAGTTGCCAATAGGAGAGAGTTATAAACAGGTACGCAACCTGGTCGATACGCATAAATTACACACTATCTGCGAAAGCGGTAACTGTCCTAATATGGGCGAATGCTGGGGAGCCGGCACTGCGACCTTTATGATACTCGGTAATATCTGCACCCGTAGTTGCGGGTTCTGTGCGGTAGCGACCGGTAGACCGGATGCGGTAGACTGGGATGAACCTCAGCGTGTAGCGGAAGCGATTTACCTGATGAAGGTAAAACATGCTGTTATTACCTCGGTAGACAGAGATGAACTGAAAGATGGTGGTTCCATTATCTGGGCCAATACGATAAAAGCTGTCAGATCACTGAATCCTGAGACAACTATGGAAACATTGATCCCTGATTTTAGAGGACAGTGGGAAAACCTCCAGCGCATCATTGATGTAGCGCCGGAAATCGTGTCTCACAACCTGGAAACAGTGGAGAGAATGACTAAAAAAGTGCGTATCCAGGCAAAATACCATCGTAGCCTGGAAGTTATTCGCCGGTTGAAAGACGGAGGTATGCGTACCAAAAGCGGTATCATGCTGGGTCTCGGCGAAACTAAAGAGGAAGTAATACAGGCCATGCAAGACCTGTATGATAATGGATGTGATGTGGTTACACTCGGACAATACCTTCAACCTACCCCAAAACATTTACCGGTAGTCCGTTTTGTACACCCAGATGAGTTCGCAGAATTGCGTGAAATAGGATATAACATGGGGCTTGATTATGTTGAATCAGGACCATTGGTGAGATCCTCCTACCATGCAGAAAAACATATTCACAGTGGACGTGCCGCAAAATAA
- a CDS encoding TolC family protein — protein MKRVFYLTAVLGAMLCNAPTYAQKVSDSLLPQATLQACIQYALNHQPVVKQAQLDEDITEYTIKGKLADWYPQIGLDYSLTHYLKIPTSYFNGNYVQLGVENNSAALFQWNQNLFTRDLLLAGRTARDVRKQAKQNTESYRIDVVSNVTKAYYGMLLTQRQIDVLDEDVVRLERSLKDAYNQYQGGIVDKTDYKRATISLNNTRAQRKTAAEQLIANEAQLRQLMGYPTRGPLPLVYDTVQMQQNIQLDTTITVTYNNRIEMQLLQTQKTLLDAQLKYNKWSFIPTVSAFANYNFNYLNPEFSKLYNNNVPSSQVGLKVSVPIFQGSKRIYNIRQAELQIKRNDLDIENLHNQINTEYTQAMATYKGNLNQFYVMKENVDLAQEVYNLIEMQYREGVKTYLEVITAQTDLRSAQLNYYNAMYTVLSSKVDLQRALGTISTNNY, from the coding sequence ATGAAAAGAGTATTTTATCTGACCGCCGTACTGGGTGCTATGCTATGTAATGCACCTACCTATGCGCAAAAGGTCTCCGATTCATTGCTTCCTCAGGCTACCCTGCAGGCGTGCATTCAGTATGCACTTAACCATCAGCCCGTTGTAAAACAGGCCCAACTGGATGAAGATATTACTGAATACACCATTAAGGGAAAACTGGCGGATTGGTATCCTCAGATTGGCCTGGATTACAGTCTTACCCATTATCTGAAGATTCCCACTTCCTATTTTAATGGAAACTACGTACAACTGGGAGTAGAGAATAACTCCGCTGCCCTGTTCCAATGGAACCAGAACCTGTTCACCCGCGACTTGCTGTTAGCTGGCAGAACTGCCCGGGATGTGCGTAAGCAGGCGAAACAGAATACAGAAAGCTACCGTATTGATGTTGTGTCAAATGTGACGAAAGCCTATTATGGTATGCTACTGACGCAGCGCCAGATCGATGTACTGGATGAAGATGTGGTACGTCTGGAGCGTAGTTTGAAAGATGCCTATAACCAGTATCAGGGCGGTATCGTGGATAAGACAGATTATAAGCGGGCTACGATCTCCCTGAACAATACCCGGGCACAGAGGAAAACGGCTGCTGAACAACTGATAGCCAACGAAGCGCAGCTTCGTCAGCTGATGGGGTATCCAACCAGGGGCCCGCTGCCACTGGTGTATGACACCGTGCAAATGCAGCAGAACATTCAGTTGGACACAACGATCACTGTAACTTATAATAACAGGATCGAAATGCAGTTGCTTCAGACGCAGAAAACCCTGCTGGATGCACAGCTGAAGTATAACAAATGGAGCTTTATCCCAACAGTATCCGCTTTCGCAAACTATAACTTCAACTACCTGAACCCGGAATTTTCCAAGTTGTATAACAACAACGTACCTAGTTCCCAGGTAGGACTGAAAGTATCTGTGCCTATCTTCCAGGGCTCTAAACGAATCTACAATATCCGTCAGGCGGAACTGCAGATCAAACGGAATGACCTGGATATAGAAAACCTGCATAATCAGATCAATACGGAGTATACACAGGCAATGGCTACCTATAAAGGTAACCTGAACCAGTTTTATGTGATGAAGGAGAATGTGGACCTGGCCCAGGAAGTATACAACCTGATTGAAATGCAGTACCGCGAAGGGGTGAAGACCTATCTTGAGGTGATCACCGCTCAGACAGACCTGCGTTCCGCACAGCTCAACTATTATAATGCAATGTATACTGTACTGTCCAGCAAAGTGGACCTGCAACGTGCATTAGGTACAATATCAACTAACAACTACTAA
- a CDS encoding efflux RND transporter periplasmic adaptor subunit yields MKTKQHILLIGATSLFYLAACKGKDQKTAMVVPPTPVSVVPAVTGAAIYYDKYPATVVALNQVELRAQVSGYITGIFFKEGEVVQKGKPLYEIDRRKYEAAYRQAEATIAQAKANLNKAQKDADRYHKLAEQDAIARQTVDNAEAALDVARSQVAAGEASLLAARTDLDYSVIKAPFTGRIGISQVKLGAQVGAGTTLLNTISSENPIAVDFVVNENDIARFSAMQGKAVAPGDSTFRLQLPNGQAYSESGRLTVVDRGVDNLTATIKVRIEFNNPKNELKEGMSSVMNVLNDQSGDRVIIPYKSVIEQMGEFFVFVAKDTVAEQRKIHLGPRLRDKVVVLDGVQQGELVVSEGLQRLRDGGKIDTSTVKKAPPAAAKK; encoded by the coding sequence ATGAAAACAAAGCAACACATTCTCCTCATTGGCGCTACAAGCTTATTTTACCTGGCTGCCTGTAAAGGCAAGGATCAGAAAACAGCGATGGTAGTGCCTCCGACACCGGTAAGTGTAGTACCTGCAGTTACAGGCGCTGCTATATACTATGATAAGTATCCCGCTACTGTAGTGGCCTTGAACCAGGTGGAACTGCGTGCACAGGTATCAGGATATATTACCGGCATTTTCTTTAAGGAAGGTGAAGTGGTACAGAAGGGAAAACCGCTCTATGAAATAGATCGCCGTAAGTATGAAGCTGCTTATCGCCAGGCAGAAGCAACTATCGCTCAGGCAAAAGCAAATTTGAATAAAGCGCAGAAAGATGCAGACCGTTATCATAAACTGGCTGAACAAGATGCGATCGCCCGTCAGACAGTCGATAACGCTGAAGCTGCACTGGATGTTGCCCGTAGTCAGGTAGCTGCAGGCGAGGCATCATTACTGGCCGCCCGTACAGACCTCGATTATTCTGTTATAAAAGCGCCGTTCACCGGCCGTATCGGTATCTCTCAGGTAAAACTGGGTGCGCAGGTAGGTGCAGGAACGACTTTATTGAATACGATTTCTTCAGAGAACCCGATCGCGGTTGATTTCGTGGTAAACGAAAACGACATTGCCCGTTTCTCTGCTATGCAGGGTAAGGCTGTTGCGCCGGGCGACTCTACTTTCCGTTTGCAACTGCCTAACGGACAGGCATATTCTGAGTCAGGTCGTCTGACAGTTGTTGACCGTGGTGTGGATAACCTGACAGCTACGATCAAAGTACGTATCGAATTCAACAATCCTAAGAATGAACTGAAAGAAGGTATGAGCAGCGTAATGAATGTGCTGAACGATCAGTCAGGAGACCGCGTGATCATCCCTTACAAATCTGTTATTGAACAGATGGGTGAGTTCTTCGTGTTTGTTGCAAAAGATACAGTGGCTGAGCAACGGAAAATCCATCTCGGTCCCCGCCTGAGAGATAAGGTTGTGGTATTGGATGGTGTACAGCAGGGTGAGCTGGTAGTATCAGAAGGTCTGCAGCGTTTACGTGATGGAGGTAAGATCGATACCTCTACCGTGAAGAAAGCACCGCCTGCGGCAGCTAAGAAATAG